One stretch of Methyloversatilis sp. RAC08 DNA includes these proteins:
- a CDS encoding abortive infection family protein, with the protein MTTKIPNSVIGAVSSVLAEHYYSHSTLNSLFMESGAPGGVPEGNCETKCSSWLRRCNDDPTADPMRVLGQVIQKFMDLEPNDWDQKIGPGQERIRASLAKNQLTYQMNGFITLGGASPAAKSLADFFKAGDFSSIEAEFERAISQVDRDPHAAITASSAIIEALCKTYIETRQLDMPTVQTIGPLWKVVQQHLGLNIDRTLQDDQKRILQGLASIVDGVGAYRTHIGSAHGRGVEPPRIVASEARLAVYASHTVVIFVMERWLGAIRRV; encoded by the coding sequence ATGACGACCAAGATTCCGAACTCCGTCATTGGTGCCGTTTCGTCTGTTCTCGCCGAGCACTACTACAGCCACTCGACACTGAACTCCCTGTTTATGGAGAGTGGTGCTCCGGGAGGCGTGCCCGAAGGAAACTGCGAAACGAAGTGCAGCAGTTGGCTTCGACGCTGCAACGATGATCCCACCGCCGATCCCATGCGAGTGCTTGGCCAGGTCATCCAGAAGTTCATGGACCTGGAGCCCAACGACTGGGATCAGAAGATTGGCCCCGGCCAGGAGCGCATCCGAGCCAGCTTGGCCAAGAACCAGTTGACCTATCAGATGAACGGGTTCATCACTCTGGGAGGGGCGAGCCCGGCTGCAAAGTCACTCGCAGATTTTTTCAAGGCGGGCGACTTTTCGTCCATCGAAGCAGAGTTCGAACGTGCCATCTCCCAAGTTGATCGCGATCCGCACGCGGCGATCACGGCATCCAGTGCCATCATTGAAGCGCTGTGCAAGACCTACATCGAGACGCGCCAGTTGGACATGCCAACCGTTCAGACCATCGGCCCGCTTTGGAAAGTGGTGCAGCAGCATCTTGGCCTGAACATTGATCGCACCCTGCAAGATGACCAAAAAAGAATCTTGCAAGGCCTTGCTTCCATCGTCGATGGCGTTGGCGCTTACAGGACTCACATTGGGTCGGCACATGGACGCGGCGTCGAGCCGCCCAGAATCGTGGCGTCTGAGGCGCGTTTGGCTGTCTATGCATCGCACACCGTCGTGATTTTCGTGATGGAGCGCTGGCTCGGCGCGATTCGGAGGGTTTGA
- a CDS encoding ABC-three component system protein yields MAEASADQYAAGEQGLGYIYQPRFGLLKLLQLPESTSILIEKDDDLDFIDKDGVKTLASLKHKGVGDRLTDLSTDFWKSVRIWLVRYNRDGRSEASLRFFLFSTGTVSSTSFLQRFLLEAPSESSEATSLSKIASDVLAKTESKLISSIAEEFHKLNDDEQEDFLSRIVIFDGGPRIEDVPSIIKDQHMRSIQRDNRDAIFERLEGWWNDTIVNLLVGKRTEPIFGYEVSDKLSSFAEEYKSDNLPITFRGKVPAGEIDADNDPRLFVVQLREIGVASNRIRNAILDYYRAFEQRSSWARESLLISGEMEEYEDRLVDEWSRYRDVVFEELDEESADAVLLDAGKALYRWVDLESGNSSSLRIRERVTEPYVVRGGFHILANSRPLPRVYWHPRFLDRVRQVLGAVE; encoded by the coding sequence ATGGCCGAGGCTTCCGCCGATCAATACGCCGCGGGCGAGCAAGGCTTGGGATACATCTATCAGCCTCGCTTCGGTCTGCTGAAGCTTTTGCAACTGCCGGAAAGTACGTCGATCCTGATTGAAAAGGACGATGACCTTGACTTCATCGACAAGGATGGTGTCAAGACCCTGGCCTCTCTCAAGCACAAAGGGGTCGGCGATCGCCTGACGGACCTGTCCACGGATTTCTGGAAGTCCGTCCGTATCTGGCTGGTCCGCTACAACCGCGATGGACGTAGCGAGGCCAGCCTTCGCTTCTTTTTGTTTTCGACCGGCACTGTTTCAAGCACGTCCTTCTTGCAGCGCTTCCTGTTGGAAGCGCCTTCGGAAAGCAGCGAGGCTACGTCGCTGTCAAAAATCGCGTCCGATGTCCTTGCCAAGACCGAATCGAAACTCATCAGTTCAATCGCCGAAGAGTTTCACAAGCTCAACGACGACGAGCAAGAAGATTTTCTCTCGCGCATCGTGATCTTTGATGGCGGACCTCGCATCGAGGATGTGCCATCAATCATCAAAGACCAGCACATGCGAAGCATCCAACGTGACAACCGAGATGCCATCTTTGAGCGTCTCGAAGGTTGGTGGAATGACACCATCGTCAATCTGCTGGTCGGAAAGCGCACCGAGCCAATCTTCGGCTACGAGGTCTCAGACAAGCTTTCCTCATTTGCCGAGGAGTACAAATCAGACAACCTCCCGATCACATTCAGAGGGAAGGTGCCGGCTGGAGAAATCGACGCAGACAACGATCCACGGCTTTTCGTTGTGCAACTGCGAGAAATTGGTGTTGCCTCCAACCGCATCCGCAACGCTATCCTCGATTACTACCGGGCTTTCGAGCAGCGATCTTCCTGGGCTCGCGAGAGCCTCCTGATTTCGGGGGAAATGGAAGAGTACGAAGACCGCCTTGTCGATGAATGGAGCCGCTATCGGGACGTGGTGTTCGAAGAACTCGATGAAGAAAGCGCCGATGCGGTTCTTCTGGACGCAGGCAAAGCACTGTATCGCTGGGTTGACCTGGAGAGTGGCAACAGCAGCAGCCTTCGCATCAGGGAGCGCGTGACGGAACCCTACGTGGTCCGTGGAGGATTTCATATTCTTGCAAACAGCCGGCCGCTTCCAAGGGTGTACTGGCATCCCCGCTTCCTTGATCGTGTCCGTCAGGTGTTGGGAGCTGTGGAATGA
- a CDS encoding three component ABC system middle component, giving the protein MKRWDQRPFEVRNLFNPAFCGLVLFRALLGYEEENPDGMPFSLALLVLPLCLQKDARQVIAGNSRSYLLKIVEKNPQLLVGFAARTSDMLPFALEAFGLLMERGCFVVSQDGRLKTVPGRVRKSVTGTDESVSCQRVARIVGKEFARIADRVTVYTTFGIRP; this is encoded by the coding sequence ATGAAACGATGGGATCAACGGCCATTCGAAGTCAGAAATCTTTTCAATCCCGCCTTCTGTGGCCTTGTGTTGTTCAGAGCATTGCTGGGCTATGAGGAAGAGAACCCAGATGGCATGCCATTTTCTCTCGCACTGCTCGTGTTACCGCTGTGTCTGCAGAAAGACGCTCGTCAAGTGATCGCGGGAAACTCTCGCAGCTATCTGCTGAAAATCGTCGAGAAGAATCCTCAGCTACTGGTCGGCTTCGCCGCGCGGACCAGCGACATGTTGCCATTCGCACTGGAGGCTTTCGGCTTGCTGATGGAGCGGGGATGTTTTGTCGTATCGCAGGATGGCCGGTTGAAGACCGTACCGGGCCGGGTTCGAAAGTCGGTGACAGGGACTGACGAATCGGTTTCCTGCCAGCGTGTGGCACGCATCGTTGGAAAAGAATTTGCCCGCATCGCAGACCGCGTGACGGTGTACACGACCTTTGGAATACGCCCATGA
- a CDS encoding tyrosine-type recombinase/integrase produces MACQRKNGRHTRATRKRTLDREILPAFKNRLLNDTGADDLPALRGKGKALGAPATVLHVRDIVKQIDAFAILRGEEEDNPADGIGAAPIETFVLKERGMSPMEIRLLYRQMESVVIYPTIRLALRMIVLTLVRKSVLIEATWWTEVDFENVT; encoded by the coding sequence ATGGCTTGCCAGCGAAAAAATGGGCGACATACGCGCGCGACGCGCAAGAGAACCCTCGATCGGGAAATCCTGCCGGCGTTCAAGAACCGGCTGCTCAACGATACCGGCGCCGATGACCTCCCCGCCTTGCGTGGCAAGGGAAAGGCGCTTGGCGCACCTGCCACCGTCTTGCATGTCCGCGACATCGTGAAGCAGATCGATGCCTTCGCTATCCTGCGGGGCGAGGAGGAGGACAACCCGGCTGACGGCATTGGCGCGGCTCCCATCGAGACCTTCGTGCTCAAGGAACGGGGGATGTCACCGATGGAGATCCGCTTGTTGTATCGGCAGATGGAGTCGGTGGTGATATATCCGACCATCCGCCTGGCGTTGCGCATGATCGTGCTGACGCTGGTGCGCAAGAGCGTACTGATCGAAGCGACTTGGTGGACCGAGGTTGATTTCGAGAACGTGACCTAG
- a CDS encoding DUF3732 domain-containing protein, with the protein MKIKSIHIYSHDGQRRDLQFKVDGLNVITGRSSTGKSALSEIVEYCMGRSTFNVPEGIIRDKVAWFAVIYQFPQEQVLIAKPTPTAGGTSCSTAMQRRGSQLAAPDFKDLVVNTDDDAVVALLSRLLGIPENRTDVAIEHSRESYDANVKHTYYYLFQKQGIVANKDQLFYRQNEGFQPQAIRDTLPILLGISSSDRYELEVKLRAAQRELKLNAKLLEQARDDIDTSQQKGIGLFSEAKTVGIIGLENQQAGADGVIDALRTALEWKPASIPEDDGHRISRLEEEIGQLRKDRREVQSKIDAARQFSKQAGGFESEALEQKDRLASIKALPKNPETGEWQWPFCEANLALESPVAKMLLNELTTLDEEMSIVAGQRPKLEAYLAEQDDKVREVVDAIKSKEAELSAAIAANEVIAQMGTRNNAAARVVGRVSLFLENLVPNAELASREAEQRRLKFKVEELEKKVGADDSHDRLISILNNISAQVSRYIQTFEAEFSAFPARLDLNHLTIVFDRPDRPVPMSRTGGGENHLAYHLSALLALHLFAAENNCPIPQFLLIDQPTQVYFPSEKVYQEADGSVQKTEADADLAAVRRLFELLLKFTQDDVPGFQLIVTEHANLRDQWFQDALVEQPWTKPPALVPEDWPLLPRSSS; encoded by the coding sequence ATGAAGATCAAGTCGATTCATATCTACAGCCACGACGGCCAGCGTCGAGATCTTCAGTTCAAGGTGGATGGCCTGAACGTCATCACCGGGCGCTCCTCCACCGGAAAATCAGCACTCTCTGAGATTGTTGAATACTGCATGGGGCGCTCGACCTTCAATGTCCCCGAAGGCATCATTCGCGACAAAGTGGCTTGGTTCGCTGTGATCTATCAGTTCCCCCAGGAACAGGTTTTGATCGCGAAGCCCACGCCAACAGCTGGTGGGACGAGTTGTAGCACCGCCATGCAGCGACGGGGAAGTCAGCTGGCAGCCCCTGATTTCAAGGATCTGGTGGTCAATACCGATGACGATGCGGTGGTTGCACTGCTGTCACGGTTGCTCGGCATTCCTGAAAATCGAACCGATGTCGCGATTGAGCATAGCCGAGAGAGCTATGACGCGAACGTCAAACACACCTACTACTACCTCTTCCAGAAGCAAGGCATTGTCGCGAACAAGGATCAGCTTTTCTATCGCCAGAATGAAGGGTTTCAGCCACAGGCAATCCGCGACACGTTGCCGATACTTCTTGGCATTTCTTCCAGTGATCGGTACGAACTGGAAGTCAAGCTGCGCGCTGCCCAGCGGGAACTGAAGCTCAACGCCAAGCTACTGGAGCAAGCCCGCGACGACATAGACACGTCCCAGCAAAAGGGCATCGGTCTTTTCTCGGAGGCCAAGACAGTCGGCATCATTGGGCTGGAGAACCAACAGGCGGGGGCTGATGGTGTGATCGACGCCTTGCGTACTGCCTTGGAATGGAAGCCAGCCTCGATTCCCGAGGACGACGGTCACCGAATTTCTCGGCTCGAAGAGGAGATCGGCCAGCTACGCAAGGATCGACGCGAGGTTCAGTCCAAGATTGATGCCGCTCGCCAGTTTTCGAAGCAGGCCGGCGGTTTTGAGAGCGAGGCGCTCGAGCAGAAAGATCGGCTCGCTTCCATCAAAGCTCTTCCCAAAAACCCTGAGACGGGTGAATGGCAATGGCCATTCTGCGAAGCGAATTTGGCCTTGGAGTCTCCTGTCGCGAAAATGCTTCTCAACGAACTGACGACGCTCGATGAGGAGATGAGCATCGTGGCCGGGCAACGCCCCAAGCTGGAGGCTTACCTGGCCGAACAGGATGACAAGGTGCGAGAAGTCGTAGACGCGATCAAGAGCAAGGAAGCCGAACTATCAGCGGCGATCGCCGCGAATGAAGTGATTGCGCAAATGGGGACGCGCAACAATGCGGCTGCACGGGTTGTTGGTCGCGTTAGCCTGTTTCTAGAGAACCTCGTCCCCAATGCGGAGCTTGCCTCGCGTGAGGCAGAGCAGCGCCGCCTTAAGTTCAAGGTCGAAGAACTGGAGAAAAAAGTTGGCGCCGACGACAGCCATGACCGACTGATTTCCATCTTGAACAACATCTCGGCGCAGGTGTCACGCTACATCCAGACCTTCGAAGCGGAGTTCAGTGCCTTCCCCGCACGGCTCGATCTCAACCATCTCACCATCGTCTTTGATCGTCCAGATCGTCCGGTACCGATGAGTCGAACCGGCGGCGGTGAGAATCATCTGGCATATCACCTCTCGGCATTGTTGGCTCTGCATCTCTTCGCCGCGGAGAATAACTGCCCGATTCCTCAGTTTCTGCTCATTGACCAGCCAACCCAGGTTTATTTCCCGTCGGAGAAGGTCTATCAGGAAGCAGATGGGTCTGTTCAGAAAACGGAAGCGGACGCCGATCTGGCGGCGGTGCGCCGATTATTCGAACTGTTGCTGAAATTCACGCAGGATGACGTGCCTGGCTTTCAACTCATCGTGACCGAACACGCGAACCTTCGAGATCAATGGTTCCAGGATGCTTTGGTTGAGCAGCCTTGGACGAAGCCTCCAGCACTGGTACCGGAAGACTGGCCTTTGCTGCCACGGTCATCGTCGTGA
- the guaA gene encoding glutamine-hydrolyzing GMP synthase, with protein sequence MHNKILILDFGSQVTQLIARRVREAHVYCEIHPADVSDDFVRGFGAQGVILSGSHMSAYEEETDRAPQAVFELGVPVLGICYGMQTMAQQLGGRVEAGTVREFGYAEVRARGHTKLLDGIEDFRTEQGHGMLKVWMSHGDKVTELPPGFKLMASTDSCPIAGMADEDRRFYGVQFHPEVTHTARGADILRKFVIDVCGCAADWIMGDYIEEAVARIREQVGDEEVILGLSGGVDSSVAAALIHRAIGDQLTCVFVDHGLLRLNEGQMVMDMFVGRLHARVIHVDASDQFLGHLKGVSDPEAKRKIIGREFVEVFKAEAAKLKAGGDGHKGASFLAQGTIYPDVIESGGAKSKKATVIKSHHNVGGLPEKLGLKLLEPLRELFKDEVRELGVALGLPRDMVYRHPFPGPGLGVRILGEIHREYADLLRRADAIFIEELRNTIDPASGKSWYDLTSQAFAVFLPVKSVGVMGDGRTYEWVVALRAVQTQDFMTAHWAELPHSLLGRTSNRIINEVRGINRVVYDISGKPPATIEWE encoded by the coding sequence ATGCACAACAAGATCCTCATCCTCGATTTCGGCTCCCAGGTCACCCAGCTCATCGCGCGCCGTGTGCGCGAAGCGCATGTCTATTGTGAAATCCACCCGGCCGATGTCAGCGACGACTTCGTGCGCGGCTTCGGTGCGCAGGGCGTCATCCTGTCCGGCAGCCACATGTCGGCCTATGAGGAAGAGACCGACCGCGCGCCGCAGGCGGTTTTCGAGCTGGGCGTGCCGGTGCTGGGCATCTGCTACGGCATGCAGACCATGGCGCAGCAGCTGGGCGGGCGGGTCGAGGCGGGCACGGTGCGCGAATTCGGCTACGCCGAGGTGCGCGCGCGCGGCCACACGAAGTTGCTCGACGGCATCGAGGATTTCCGCACCGAGCAGGGCCACGGCATGCTCAAGGTGTGGATGAGCCACGGCGACAAGGTGACCGAGTTGCCGCCCGGCTTCAAGCTGATGGCGTCCACCGACAGCTGCCCGATCGCCGGCATGGCCGACGAAGACCGCCGTTTCTATGGCGTGCAGTTCCACCCCGAAGTGACGCACACGGCGCGCGGCGCCGACATCCTGCGCAAGTTCGTCATCGACGTCTGCGGCTGCGCCGCCGACTGGATCATGGGCGACTACATCGAAGAGGCGGTCGCGCGCATCCGCGAACAGGTCGGCGACGAAGAAGTCATCCTGGGCCTGTCCGGCGGCGTCGATTCATCGGTCGCGGCGGCGCTGATCCACCGCGCGATCGGCGACCAGCTCACCTGCGTATTCGTCGATCACGGCCTGCTGCGCCTCAATGAAGGCCAGATGGTGATGGACATGTTCGTCGGCCGGCTGCACGCACGGGTGATCCACGTCGATGCGTCCGACCAGTTCCTCGGTCACCTGAAGGGCGTCAGCGATCCGGAAGCCAAGCGCAAGATCATCGGCCGCGAATTCGTCGAAGTGTTCAAGGCCGAGGCGGCGAAGCTGAAGGCGGGCGGCGACGGACACAAAGGCGCGTCCTTCCTCGCCCAGGGCACCATCTACCCGGACGTGATCGAGTCCGGCGGCGCCAAGAGCAAGAAGGCGACCGTGATCAAGTCGCACCACAACGTCGGCGGCCTGCCGGAAAAGCTCGGCCTCAAGCTGCTCGAGCCGCTGCGCGAACTGTTCAAGGACGAAGTGCGCGAACTGGGCGTGGCCCTCGGCTTGCCGCGCGACATGGTGTATCGCCACCCCTTCCCCGGCCCGGGCCTGGGTGTACGCATACTCGGCGAAATCCACCGCGAGTACGCCGACCTGCTGCGCCGCGCCGACGCCATCTTCATCGAAGAACTGCGCAACACCATCGACCCGGCCAGCGGCAAGAGCTGGTACGACCTCACCAGCCAGGCCTTCGCGGTGTTCCTGCCGGTGAAGTCGGTCGGCGTCATGGGCGACGGCCGCACCTACGAGTGGGTCGTCGCGCTGCGCGCCGTGCAGACGCAGGACTTCATGACCGCCCACTGGGCCGAGCTGCCGCACAGCCTGCTCGGCCGCACCAGCAACCGCATCATCAACGAGGTGCGCGGCATCAATCGGGTGGTGTACGACATTTCGGGCAAGCCGCCGGCGACGATTGAGTGGGAGTGA